The following are encoded in a window of Desulfosporosinus sp. Sb-LF genomic DNA:
- a CDS encoding EutN/CcmL family microcompartment protein: protein MIAAKVIDSIWSTRKADSLVGLKFMLVEVLGGIDAGRILIAADTIGAGIDERVLICIGSAARRMLGRDDVPIDAAIVGIIDEDCKF from the coding sequence ATGATAGCGGCAAAAGTAATAGATAGTATCTGGTCAACCAGAAAGGCTGATTCCCTCGTAGGACTGAAGTTCATGTTGGTGGAGGTCCTCGGTGGTATTGATGCAGGGCGTATCCTGATCGCTGCCGACACTATCGGCGCCGGCATTGACGAACGAGTGCTTATCTGTATTGGCAGTGCGGCCCGTAGAATGTTGGGTCGGGACGATGTACCGATTGATGCAGCCATTGTAGGAATCATCGACGAAGATTGCAAGTTCTAG